The proteins below are encoded in one region of Myxococcales bacterium:
- a CDS encoding N-acetylneuraminate synthase family protein, with translation MKIIAEIGCNHQGNMASAKKLIDTAASFCNADAVKFQKRHPKELLSEEEYSRPHPVPHNSFGETYGEHREFLEFDIDQHKQLSDWCSQAGIEYSCSVWDVTSAKEIASLKPQWVKVPSACNLNSKLLAYLADEYDGEIHISLGMTTQAEEETIVAFLDKRKRAKDVVLYNCTSGYPVAFEDLGLLEIPRLIERFGSTVKGIGFSGHHLGIAADIAAVTLGAQYVERHFTLDRTMKGTDHAASLEPDGLRKLVRNIECVQTALSPKREEILEVEKVQREKLKKNQIQWNESD, from the coding sequence ATGAAAATTATCGCTGAAATTGGTTGTAACCATCAAGGCAACATGGCGTCGGCTAAGAAGCTTATTGATACCGCCGCTTCGTTTTGCAACGCAGATGCTGTGAAATTTCAAAAGCGGCACCCTAAAGAATTGTTGAGCGAAGAAGAATATAGTCGCCCTCATCCTGTTCCGCACAATTCATTCGGTGAAACATACGGTGAGCATCGCGAATTCCTTGAATTTGACATTGATCAGCATAAGCAGTTGTCAGACTGGTGTTCCCAGGCTGGCATAGAATATTCCTGTTCCGTTTGGGACGTGACATCTGCAAAGGAAATCGCGAGCTTAAAGCCACAATGGGTTAAGGTGCCCTCGGCTTGTAATCTCAATTCAAAGTTACTGGCTTATCTCGCTGACGAGTACGATGGTGAAATACATATTTCGCTTGGTATGACGACTCAAGCTGAAGAAGAGACTATTGTTGCCTTCTTGGATAAGCGAAAGCGAGCGAAGGATGTTGTGTTATATAACTGTACCTCGGGTTATCCTGTGGCCTTTGAAGACCTCGGCCTTTTAGAGATCCCACGCCTTATTGAGCGTTTTGGTTCCACTGTGAAGGGGATTGGTTTTTCAGGACATCATTTAGGTATTGCGGCTGATATTGCAGCGGTCACCTTGGGTGCTCAATACGTTGAGCGTCACTTTACCTTAGATCGCACAATGAAAGGCACGGATCACGCAGCAAGCTTGGAGCCTGACGGCTTACGCAAGCTCGTGCGAAATATTGAATGTGTTCAAACTGCGCTTAGCCCTAAACGCGAAGAGATTCTTGAAGTTGAGAAAGTTCAGCGCGAAAAGTTAAAGAAAAACCAAATACAATGGAACGAGAGCGACTAA
- a CDS encoding glycosyltransferase, whose product MAIIIKESTKDSKGILIFTHKERKCLGEDVAFIAPLLKRLKERYVIGMHWGWYVPNAQHPPYVDFHLAFEDTVQFHGEVSPRRLRFNSSSFTPSYFSRRPEVPKQWDIISVTRTAKFKNTDQLFHCLRLVFNQRPNTRALVICVGPPGKPATHHNELPELYMRLFNREEREQFSFIYVRTKGLFPVSRRDIAYFYNSSRVFTLFSDTEGQSKVIKEAMLCGLPVVAKAHLKGGGQQFFNSKNSRTFTTIEEGADCFIDLLNNYKQVEVDTEGLASETSETYTVPKFERALRELFAELELPFEGKLYLDNLGQRLPSHVSSDVHDSLRTSQTADVKNRASMLKFLRHLVQNRPIEQVQLNRVEQGLMQAQLYKEKVAYLGSAVLRRLALK is encoded by the coding sequence TTGGCCATTATCATCAAAGAATCGACAAAAGATAGCAAAGGCATTTTGATATTCACTCACAAAGAACGTAAATGTCTTGGTGAGGACGTTGCTTTTATTGCGCCGCTTTTAAAGCGGCTTAAGGAACGCTACGTGATCGGAATGCATTGGGGCTGGTACGTCCCAAATGCACAACATCCACCTTATGTGGATTTTCATCTCGCTTTTGAAGATACCGTCCAATTTCATGGCGAGGTATCCCCACGACGTCTTAGATTTAATAGCAGTTCGTTTACGCCAAGCTATTTCAGCCGGCGGCCCGAAGTTCCGAAACAATGGGATATTATTTCAGTTACGCGTACCGCAAAGTTCAAGAACACAGATCAGCTATTTCATTGCCTGCGTCTTGTCTTCAATCAGCGACCGAACACCCGTGCTTTGGTTATCTGCGTTGGACCTCCAGGAAAACCTGCTACGCATCACAATGAATTGCCTGAACTTTATATGCGGCTTTTTAATCGAGAGGAACGTGAGCAATTCTCTTTCATTTATGTAAGAACTAAAGGACTGTTCCCCGTGAGTCGGCGAGACATCGCATACTTTTACAACAGCAGTCGTGTATTTACCCTTTTCAGTGACACCGAAGGCCAGAGTAAAGTCATCAAAGAAGCCATGCTTTGTGGGCTTCCCGTGGTAGCCAAAGCGCATCTCAAGGGCGGCGGGCAGCAATTTTTTAATTCTAAGAATTCTCGCACCTTTACGACAATTGAAGAAGGGGCAGACTGTTTTATCGACTTGCTCAACAACTACAAGCAAGTTGAAGTTGATACAGAAGGGCTGGCATCCGAAACAAGCGAAACCTATACCGTTCCTAAATTCGAGCGAGCCCTGCGTGAGCTTTTTGCTGAACTTGAATTGCCTTTTGAAGGAAAGCTCTACCTTGATAATCTCGGGCAACGCCTACCTTCACATGTTTCTAGCGATGTTCATGACAGTTTGCGCACGAGTCAAACAGCCGATGTAAAAAATCGCGCTTCGATGCTTAAATTTCTAAGGCATCTTGTCCAGAATCGGCCGATTGAACAAGTTCAACTCAATCGTGTTGAGCAAGGATTGATGCAAGCTCAATTATACAAAGAAAAGGTTGCTTACCTTGGGTCTGCAGTACTTAGACGATTGGCTCTAAAATAA
- a CDS encoding phytanoyl-CoA dioxygenase family protein, whose translation MIGIYSLGKLLKNAFPPESGPVRRLFIRMLTQARAYRSQLHIQSLHPISEEVGNWAEQVKNKGFHVIEDYFTADECKQAIAELERLFSEYTELTVNRSDCRLFGVELASKICRRLADDPKLLSVAEVINGAKTVNFSTLGARLDFTPNNMGSGEGWHRDSFPPQVKAILFLTDVTIENGPFQLIRDSAGFKQLIADTWTARLGHYQHRFTDEQVQRLVKQSPERLMTFTARAGTLVLVNTGAIHRGSPIRSGTRYALTNYYMRKDQVTPETDKHFGKRLTKQFLESVT comes from the coding sequence ATGATAGGTATCTATTCTTTAGGTAAGTTACTAAAAAATGCTTTTCCTCCGGAGTCAGGACCCGTACGGCGATTATTTATTCGTATGCTGACACAAGCAAGGGCCTATCGTTCTCAGTTGCACATACAATCTTTGCATCCGATATCCGAGGAAGTTGGAAATTGGGCGGAGCAGGTAAAAAACAAAGGTTTTCACGTTATTGAGGATTACTTTACAGCTGATGAGTGCAAACAAGCTATCGCGGAGCTGGAGCGTCTTTTTTCAGAATACACCGAGTTAACCGTGAACCGATCCGATTGTAGACTTTTTGGTGTTGAGCTAGCGTCAAAGATTTGTCGTCGGTTAGCCGATGATCCTAAACTTCTTTCAGTCGCTGAAGTAATCAATGGGGCTAAGACAGTAAATTTTTCAACCTTGGGAGCCCGGTTGGATTTTACGCCAAACAATATGGGATCTGGCGAGGGCTGGCATCGTGACTCATTTCCTCCTCAGGTAAAAGCTATTTTGTTCCTAACTGATGTGACTATCGAAAATGGTCCTTTTCAGCTCATCCGAGATTCCGCCGGTTTTAAACAGCTGATAGCCGATACTTGGACCGCTCGACTCGGTCACTATCAACATCGCTTTACTGACGAGCAGGTTCAAAGGCTTGTAAAACAATCACCGGAGCGATTGATGACCTTTACTGCGCGTGCCGGCACCCTGGTTCTAGTCAATACAGGTGCTATTCATCGAGGCTCCCCGATTCGGTCCGGGACACGCTATGCGCTTACGAATTATTATATGCGCAAGGATCAGGTGACTCCTGAAACAGATAAGCATTTTGGGAAACGTTTGACGAAACAATTTCTAGAATCTGTCACCTAG
- a CDS encoding N-acylneuraminate cytidylyltransferase has translation MERERLNTLALIPARGGSRGIPGKNIRVLAGKPLIHWTMEAALCAKEVSGVYLCSDSSSIRSVANEIKNPKLNVIDRRAENASDTASTESVMLEFAERFDFDILVLIQATSPLLDATDLDGALDQFKKSDFDSMLSVTREHQFLWKMVDGRGEATNYDPLNRPRRQDWDGELVENGAFYITTKKALIQSSCRLSGKIALWEMPRERSVDIDEHHDFAIAESLLSTAKKVNGDFSQRVGQLKWLISDVDGVLTDGGMFYGPEGEALKKFNTKDGKACELLRKAGLGVGILTQENSPSVAARAKKLMLDPVFLGAEDKVKVLSEFMKQKQLAPHEIAYIGDDLNDIAVMKQVGLAACPADAVSGAKAVAHYHCTTRGGQGCLREFADQILRFR, from the coding sequence ATGGAACGAGAGCGACTAAACACGCTGGCTTTGATTCCGGCTCGTGGCGGATCACGTGGAATTCCCGGAAAGAACATTCGGGTGTTGGCAGGGAAGCCTCTGATCCATTGGACCATGGAGGCTGCGCTTTGTGCGAAGGAAGTCAGTGGTGTCTATCTTTGCTCAGATAGCTCTAGCATTCGAAGTGTCGCCAACGAAATCAAGAATCCTAAATTAAATGTCATTGATCGTCGAGCAGAGAATGCAAGCGATACGGCTTCAACAGAATCCGTTATGCTCGAATTTGCGGAACGATTTGATTTCGATATTTTAGTGCTTATTCAAGCAACGAGCCCTCTGTTGGATGCGACAGACCTTGATGGAGCACTGGATCAATTCAAAAAAAGTGATTTTGACTCGATGCTATCAGTTACTCGTGAGCATCAGTTTCTTTGGAAGATGGTCGATGGCCGTGGTGAAGCAACGAACTACGACCCACTAAATAGACCTCGTCGGCAAGACTGGGATGGTGAGCTTGTCGAAAATGGCGCGTTTTACATTACGACTAAAAAGGCCTTAATTCAGAGCAGCTGTCGACTTTCGGGCAAAATAGCCTTGTGGGAAATGCCTCGAGAGCGAAGTGTTGATATTGATGAGCATCACGACTTTGCAATTGCAGAGTCCCTTCTGAGCACGGCAAAGAAAGTTAACGGTGACTTTTCTCAACGGGTTGGGCAGCTCAAATGGCTTATTTCAGATGTTGATGGCGTACTTACGGACGGCGGTATGTTTTACGGTCCGGAGGGAGAAGCTCTGAAAAAATTTAATACCAAAGATGGAAAAGCTTGTGAGTTGTTGAGAAAAGCGGGTCTTGGCGTGGGAATTCTTACACAGGAAAATTCGCCATCAGTCGCGGCGCGAGCAAAAAAACTTATGCTTGATCCAGTTTTTCTAGGAGCTGAGGATAAAGTTAAAGTGCTCAGTGAATTTATGAAACAAAAGCAACTTGCGCCTCACGAGATTGCTTACATTGGGGATGATCTTAATGACATTGCAGTCATGAAACAAGTTGGGCTTGCAGCGTGTCCTGCGGATGCGGTCTCGGGAGCCAAAGCGGTGGCTCATTATCACTGCACAACAAGGGGTGGACAAGGTTGTCTGCGTGAATTCGCGGACCAAATTCTAAGATTTCGCTAA
- a CDS encoding FkbM family methyltransferase: MSTPMSMPLAQFVSLIVRKSSPKLFYILRERQVHLQSAKANTSTRLEKWAQKRLMRMLCDKQKTSLDVGAHMGDYALEIMPFSGRLVLFEPIAELAVKLRDLGAGAPCACSVEEVALSDHDGSAILKLPKGHKGSSSLEKENTHVADLASRVGIEERSIQTRRLDSYNYNDIEFIKIDVEGHQLSLIEGATETLDRCKPHLFMEIDNTHIPNAITTVSSKLNLLGYRGYYLISSVLFPIENFREDLFHSAENWKTGRLRINDFFFFHKDRLQEVKDRCLSFTFNES; encoded by the coding sequence ATGTCAACACCAATGTCCATGCCTCTTGCACAATTTGTCTCGTTAATCGTTCGTAAATCAAGTCCGAAACTGTTTTATATCTTACGCGAACGCCAAGTTCACCTGCAGTCTGCCAAGGCCAACACCAGTACACGTCTTGAAAAATGGGCACAAAAGCGACTAATGCGAATGCTCTGTGACAAACAGAAAACATCGCTCGATGTGGGGGCCCATATGGGCGATTACGCATTGGAAATTATGCCTTTTTCAGGTCGATTAGTGCTTTTTGAACCGATTGCTGAGCTCGCTGTAAAACTTCGAGATCTCGGCGCTGGAGCGCCATGTGCGTGTTCGGTAGAAGAGGTGGCGCTTTCAGACCATGACGGCAGCGCTATATTAAAATTACCCAAGGGCCACAAAGGTTCTTCGTCTCTTGAAAAAGAGAACACACACGTTGCAGACCTTGCTAGCCGCGTAGGTATCGAAGAGCGAAGCATTCAAACACGCCGACTCGATAGCTACAATTATAACGATATTGAATTTATAAAAATTGATGTTGAAGGTCATCAACTCTCGCTCATCGAAGGGGCTACTGAGACACTTGATCGGTGTAAGCCTCATTTGTTCATGGAGATCGATAATACCCATATCCCAAATGCTATCACTACCGTCTCTAGCAAACTAAACTTACTTGGCTATCGTGGATACTATCTTATTTCGAGTGTACTCTTTCCTATCGAAAATTTTAGGGAAGATCTATTCCATTCAGCTGAAAATTGGAAAACAGGCCGCTTGCGTATCAATGACTTTTTCTTTTTTCACAAAGACCGCCTTCAGGAAGTAAAAGACCGCTGCCTTTCATTCACCTTCAATGAAAGTTAA